One Gossypium hirsutum isolate 1008001.06 chromosome A11, Gossypium_hirsutum_v2.1, whole genome shotgun sequence genomic window carries:
- the LOC107924615 gene encoding chloroplastic import inner membrane translocase subunit HP30-2 → MVRIEEKQGTMVPSSMPQQQNPLQQLQAKFKEVENGFRAWLSKQPLPVEATVVTTTGAAQGAAIGALMGTLTNDISSSFQTPPQASLNPQAMASFKQAQALSGGPLVQARNFAAMTGVNAGISCVMKRLRGKEDVQSSMAAAFGSGAMFSLVSGMGGPNQAANAVTSGLFFALVQGGLFQLGQKFSQPPVEDVNYYRTRSMLNSLGLQNYEKNFKKGLLTDSTLPLLTDSALRDVKIPPGPRLLILDHIQRDPVLKEKQGHRG, encoded by the exons ATGGTGCGTATAGAAGAAAAGCAAGGCACGATGGTGCCTAGTTCGATGCCCCAGCAACAAAACCCTCTGCAGCAATTGCAAGCTAAGTTCAAGGAAGTGGAGAATGGTTTCAGGGCTTGGTTATCCAAGCAACCCTTGCCAGTGGAGGCGACTGTTGTAACCACCACCGGCGCAGCTCAGGGCGCTGCTATCGGTGCTTTAATGGGTACCCTCACCAATGATATTTCGTCCTCTTTTCAAACTCCTCCTCAAGCTTCCCTAAATCCTCAAGCTATGGCTTCTTTCAAACAAGCCCAG GCTCTATCAGGGGGTCCTTTGGTACAAGCTCGCAACTTTGCAGCGATGACCGGTGTTAATGCCGGCATATCTTGTGTTATGAAAAGACTGAGAGGGAAAGAGGATGTGCAATCTAG CATGGCGGCAGCTTTTGGTTCTGGGGCCATGTTTTCTTTAGTCAGTGGCATGGGTGGACCGAATCAGGCTGCAAATGCGGTCACTTCTGGTCTATTTTTCGCACTTGTGCAAGGCGGGCTTTTCCAG TTGGGGCAAAAGTTTTCTCAACCACCTGTTGAGGATGTGAATTATTACAGAACAAGATCCATGTTAAACAGTCTCGGCCTGCAGAACTACGAGAAGAATTTCAAAAAAGGCTTGTTAACAGATAGCACATTGCCTTTGCTCACTGATAG TGCTCTTAGAGATGTGAAAATACCTCCTGGACCAAGGCTCCTTATTCTTGATCATATTCAGAG GGATCCAGTATTAAAAGAGAAGCAAGGGCACCGTGGTTGA
- the LOC121209587 gene encoding uncharacterized protein: MVTLFSIQFHEPSLTLLLLLLLVVVPFSSSLTVGSQRNFTTTAILLPSESADACGSSPRPYSCPVNCFRTDPVCGDDGVTYWCGCADAHCSGAKVAKIGFCNVGNNGGTGSFPGQALLLLHIVWLIVLGFSVFFGLI, from the coding sequence ATGGTGACGTTGTTTTCGATCCAATTCCATGAACCTTCATTAAcgctgttgttgttgttgttgctcgTCGTTGTTCCTTTCTCTTCGTCTTTAACCGTCGGGTCGCAACGGAATTTCACGACGACGGCCATCCTATTACCTTCCGAGTCGGCCGACGCATGTGGCAGTTCGCCCCGTCCTTATTCATGTCCCGTCAATTGCTTTAGAACCGATCCCGTTTGCGGTGACGACGGAGTTACCTATTGGTGTGGATGCGCCGATGCTCATTGCTCCGGTGCCAAGGTTGCCAAGATAGGATTCTGCAATGTCGGTAATAATGGCGGAACTGGATCTTTCCCTGGTCAGGCTTTACTTTTGTTGCATATAGTTTGGCTCATTGTTCTAGGCTTCTCTGTTTTCTTTGGCCTAATCTGA